The Nocardioides sp. S5 genome includes a window with the following:
- a CDS encoding GerMN domain-containing protein, with protein sequence MPAPVDASCEDPSSEVVEATLRTLAAAPSTQERDRGLASALPPSARLELVATSDGLARVDVDLIDLGDPERLPFAVGQLVLSVTSAPGVDAVEMTTSGRLVEAPLPGGALADGAVTADDYAELLSGPDETADVPSDLGCPDPDPER encoded by the coding sequence GTGCCCGCGCCGGTCGACGCCTCCTGCGAGGATCCCTCGTCCGAGGTCGTGGAGGCCACGCTCCGCACCCTGGCGGCCGCCCCCTCGACGCAGGAGCGTGACCGGGGGCTGGCCTCGGCCCTTCCCCCGTCAGCGCGCCTCGAGCTGGTCGCGACCAGCGACGGCCTCGCCCGCGTGGACGTCGACCTGATCGACCTCGGCGATCCCGAGAGACTGCCGTTCGCGGTCGGTCAGCTGGTGCTGTCGGTGACGTCCGCGCCCGGCGTCGACGCGGTCGAGATGACCACCTCCGGTCGCCTCGTCGAGGCGCCACTTCCCGGGGGCGCCCTCGCGGACGGGGCGGTGACGGCGGACGACTACGCCGAGCTGCTGAGCGGGCCTGACGAGACCGCCGACGTGCCGAGTGACCTCGGCTGCCCCGACCCGGACCCGGAGCGCTGA
- a CDS encoding tyrosine-type recombinase/integrase, protein MQQPRKWSAEGFVLVNEWGDQLAPWTLQRAMRRARAKVSGLPPDFRFHDLRHYLASMLIASGADVKVVQARLRHASAKTTLDTYAHLWPDSDESTRSAIDAVMQTRAEELQSAESL, encoded by the coding sequence GTGCAGCAGCCCCGGAAGTGGTCGGCCGAAGGCTTCGTGCTCGTCAATGAGTGGGGTGATCAGTTGGCGCCGTGGACCTTGCAACGAGCGATGCGCAGGGCGAGAGCGAAAGTGTCTGGGCTGCCGCCGGATTTCAGGTTCCATGACCTGAGGCACTACCTGGCGAGCATGCTCATCGCCAGCGGTGCCGACGTGAAGGTCGTCCAGGCGCGCTTGCGGCACGCCTCAGCCAAGACCACGCTCGACACGTACGCCCATCTGTGGCCGGACTCGGATGAGTCGACCCGCTCGGCGATCGACGCGGTGATGCAGACAAGAGCCGAGGAGCTTCAGTCAGCCGAATCGCTCTGA
- a CDS encoding HepT-like ribonuclease domain-containing protein, with amino-acid sequence MSRHDADRLDDITAATEAIRSHVERGPLSDSLVSDAVRIRLLEIGEAVKALPENLTSTEPDIPWRQIARMRDHLAHRYFMTELEILQSTIEEDLGPLRDAVDRMRARSVSGSGEDSTQSDSAD; translated from the coding sequence GTGAGTCGTCACGACGCCGATCGCCTCGACGACATCACCGCCGCGACTGAGGCCATCCGATCGCATGTCGAGCGGGGACCGCTGTCGGACAGCTTGGTGAGCGACGCGGTACGCATCCGACTCCTGGAGATCGGTGAAGCAGTCAAGGCGCTCCCCGAGAACCTGACATCAACCGAACCCGACATCCCGTGGCGCCAGATCGCGCGCATGCGCGACCACCTCGCGCACCGGTACTTCATGACCGAGCTTGAGATCCTGCAGAGCACCATCGAGGAAGATCTAGGCCCACTGCGCGACGCCGTCGACCGCATGCGCGCACGCTCGGTGTCAGGTTCGGGCGAGGATTCGACTCAGAGCGATTCGGCTGACTGA
- a CDS encoding nucleotidyltransferase family protein, which yields MTKPTPEVGPLTGPTGRLVAAHRDQLREVLERHGVGNARLFGSVARGDDHDGSDLDILVDFAPRTSLFTILRIQDELEAILGVPVDLVPHSGLKDRVRVRVQQDLIAL from the coding sequence ATGACCAAGCCGACGCCCGAAGTCGGTCCGCTCACCGGCCCGACTGGTCGGCTCGTGGCTGCCCACCGGGACCAGTTGCGCGAGGTGCTCGAGCGTCACGGCGTCGGGAACGCCCGCCTCTTTGGCAGCGTTGCCCGCGGCGACGACCACGACGGCAGTGATCTGGACATCCTGGTCGACTTCGCGCCCCGCACAAGCTTGTTCACCATCCTGCGGATTCAGGACGAGCTCGAGGCCATCCTGGGCGTCCCTGTAGACCTCGTACCTCACTCTGGGCTCAAGGATCGCGTGCGGGTCCGTGTCCAGCAGGACCTCATCGCACTGTGA